From the genome of Epinephelus moara isolate mb chromosome 10, YSFRI_EMoa_1.0, whole genome shotgun sequence, one region includes:
- the LOC126396617 gene encoding deoxyribonuclease-2-alpha-like — translation MKMARYGTMMRFLLSVGILFQGCDSDVKCRDDNGKEVDWYILYKLPHINDDGLSYLYMDESTDGWKVSNEAINNTSGTLANTLKPLLDFYDRKTEGFGYMLYSDQPPEPYVAPASFGHSKGVVLLDRQTGVWLSHSTPKFPTYRRKDFWPSSGNANAQTFMCVTFSYDQFKEIGLQLKYIHAYSYDSEIPTTFHSELQCVAQRSCYPKTEPWFSVKNLTSMTGRTFSSFAKYTRFGDDLYAGLIVNYLEQNLYVRSWGKKRSVPLLSNCSLIIPHNVYNVKEVRLLKGKPYSDTVDHSKWCVTPDGGWTCVADMNREESQMKRGGGAICTDDIAVGRAFNALITRYEQCKRERPPSVLHTEL, via the exons ATGAAGATGGCAAGATAC GGAACAATGATGAGATTCCTCCTAAGTGTTGGGATCCTTTTTCAAGGGTGTGATTCAGATGTGAAATGCAGGGATGACAACGGAAAAGAGGTGGACTG GTATATTCTCTACAAGTTGCCCCATATAAATGATGACGGTTTGTCGTATCTGTACATGGATGAGAGCACCGATGGATGGAAAGTCAGCAATGAGGCAATCAACAATACATCCGGCACTCTGGCAAACACCCTGAAACCTCTGCTTGACTTCTACGACAGAAAG aCTGAAGGCTTTGGATACATGCTCTATAGTGATCAACCTCCTGAACCATATGTTGCTCCTGCATCATTTGGCCACAGTAAAG GAGTCGTGCTGTTGGACAGACAGACTGGAGTTTGGCTCTCACACAGTACACCAAAATTCCCAACGTATCGCAGGAAAGACTTCTGGCCAAGCAGTGGAAATGCTAACGCTCAAACATTTATGTGTGTCACTTTCTCCTATGATCAATTCAAAGAAATAG GTTTGCAGCTCAAGTACATCCATGCTTACTCCTATGACTCTGAGATCCCGACAACCTTTCACAGTGAGCTGCAGTGTGTTGCACAGCGGAGCTGCTACCCAAAGACGGAGCCCTGGTTTAGTGTCAAGAATCTGACGTCAATGACAGGACGTACATTTTCCAGCTTTGCAAAGTACACACGTTTTGGGGATG ATCTTTACGCTGGCCTCATCGTGAACTATCTGGAGCAGAATCTGTATGTGAGGAGCTGGGGAAAGAAGCGCAGTGTCCCTCTGCTTTCTAACTGCAGCCTCATCATCCCTCATAATGTCTACAATGTGAAGGAAGTGAGGCTGCTGAAGGGGAAGCCCTACAGCGATACTGTGGATCACTCCAAGTGGTGTGTGACTCCTGATGGTGGCTGGACCTGCGTAGCTGATATGAACAGGGAGGAGAGTCAGATGAAAAGAGGCGGAGGAGCAATTTGCACCGATGACATTGCCGTTGGAAGAGCTTTTAATGCCCTGATAACACGTTATGAACAATGTAAACGTGAGCGCCCCCCTTCTGTTCTACACACAGAGCTGTGA
- the LOC126396902 gene encoding deoxyribonuclease-2-alpha-like: MRFLLSVWILFQGCDSDVKCRDDKGNEVDWYILYKLPNVNGGGLSYLYMDESTDGWKVSKEEINSKSGTLANTLKPLLDFYDTKTEGFGYMLYSDQPPKPYVASESFGHSKGVVLLDRQTGVWLSHSTPKFPTYRRKDFWPSSGNANAQTFMCVTFSYDQFKEIGLQLKYIHAYSYDSVIPKTFHSELQCVAQRSCYPKTEPWFSVKNLTSMTGRTFSSFAKYTRFGDDLYSGLIVNYLKENLYVKSWGKMHRPLPSNCSTSIPHHVYNVKEVKLLNGKPFSDTVDHSKWCVTPKGSWTCIADMNREVSQMKRGGGAICTDNNAVLKAFTGIITKYDPCNKRKRAPPKPKHQLKFPATVRRAGKSANRFKHKKIISTKIKQGPRTGLFKLPPASHGQR; this comes from the exons ATGAGATTCCTCCTAAGTGTTTGGATCCTTTTTCAAGGGTGTGATTCAGATGTGAAATGCAGGGATGACAAAGGAAACGAGGTGGACTG GTATATCCTGTACAAGTTGCCCAATGTGAATGGTGGTGGTTTGTCGTATCTGTACATGGATGAGAGCACCGACGGATGGAAAGTGAGCAAAGAGGAAatcaacagtaaatctggcacTCTGGCAAACACCCTGAAACCTCTGCTTGACTTCTACGACACAAAG ACTGAAGGCTTTGGATACATGCTCTATAGTGATCAACCTCCTAAACCATATGTTGCTTCTGAATCATTTGGCCACAGTAAAG GAGTCGTGCTGTTGGACAGACAGACTGGAGTTTGGCTCTCACACAGTACACCAAAATTCCCAACGTATCGCAGGAAAGACTTCTGGCCAAGCAGTGGAAATGCTAACGCTCAAACATTTATGTGTGTCACTTTCTCCTATGATCAATTCAAAGAAATAG GTTTGCAGCTCAAGTACATCCATGCTTACTCCTATGACTCTGTGATCCCGAAAACCTTTCACAGTGAGCTGCAGTGTGTTGCACAGCGGAGCTGCTACCCAAAGACGGAGCCCTGGTTTAGTGTCAAGAATCTGACGTCAATGACAGGACGTACATTTTCCAGCTTTGCAAAGTACACGCGTTTTGGGGATG ATCTTTACTCCGGCCTCATTGTGAACTATCTGAAGGAGAATCTGTATGTGAAGAGCTGGGGAAAGATGCATCGCCCTCTGCCTTCTAACTGCAGCACCAGTATCCCTCATCATGTCTACAATGTGAAGGAAGTAAAGCTGCTGAATGGGAAGCCCTTCAGCGATACTGTAGATCACTCCAAGTGGTGTGTGACTCCTAAAGGTAGCTGGACCTGCATAGCTGATATGAACAGGGAAGTGAGTCAGATGAAAAGAGGTGGAGGAGCAATTTGCACTGACAACAATGCAGTTTTAAAGGCTTTCACTGGCATAATCACAAAGTATGATCCGTGTAACAAGAGGAAACGTGCACCACCAAAACCCAAACACCAGCTCAAGTTCCCAGCCACTGTTAGAAGAGCGGGGAAATCAGCAAACAgattcaaacacaaaaaaatcatctcaacaaaaataaaacagggtcCTAGGACTGGACTCTTCAAGCTGCCGCCTGCTTCACATGGTCAGCGTTAA
- the rpf1 gene encoding ribosome production factor 1 — MDITEVPVSQDNKGKKKKNKTPKKKKSVSQEGDGGGEGGGVETKEEKMETSEPAAAAFPPTFSVSEIKNKQRRHLMFMKLKQEKRKQKMQLKKKKKKERDALGDKAPPKEVPKTIENQRVYDETTVDPEDEEIAFDEGTDEFSAYFNGLTNPKVLITTSDRPRGRTVRFCEQLATVIPNAHVYYRRGLALKRVIPQCVARNFTYLMVINEDRKVPNGLVLCHLPEGPTAHFRVSSVRLRKEMKRRGKDPTEHSPEVILNNFTTRLGHSLGRLFAALFPQDPQFVGRQVATFHNQRDFIFFRFHRYIFKNEKKVGIQELGPRFTLKLRSLQKGTFDSKFGEYEWVHKRHEMDACRRKFHL, encoded by the exons ATGGACATCACAGAGGTCCCCGTTAGTCAGGACAACAAAGGtaagaaaaagaagaataagacgccaaagaagaagaagagtgtgAGTCAGGAGGGAGATGGAGGTGGAGAAGGCGGCGGAGTTGAGACgaaggaggagaagatggagacGAGCGAGCCAGCAGCAGCTGCCTTTCCCCCCACCTTCAGTGTGTCCGAAATCAAGAACAAACAGCGAAGACATCTCATGTTCATGAAACTCAAGCAGGAGAAGAGAAAG CAAAAGATGCagctgaagaaaaagaagaaaaaagaaagggacGCTTTAGGCGACAAG GCACCACCAAAAGAGGTCCCAAAGACGATAGAAAACCAGAGGGTGTACGACGAGACAACAGTTGACCCAGAAGATGAAGAG ATTGCATTTGACGAGGGAACTGATGAATTTTCCGCCTACTTCAACGGGCTGACAAACCCCAAAGTGCTCATCACAACATCAGACAGACCGAGAGGG AGGACTGTGAGGTTTTGTGAGCAGCTGGCCACAGTAATCCCGAATGCGCACGTGTACTACAGAAGAGGTTTGGCCCTGAAGAGGGTCATTCCTCAGTGTGTCGCCAGAAACTTCACCTACCTCATGGTCATCAACGAGGATCGCAAAGTGCCCA ATGGTTTGGTTCTTTGTCATCTACCTGAAGGGCCGACTGCACACTTCAGGGTCAGCAGTGTTCGACTACGCAAGGAGATGAAG AGACGCGGCAAAGATCCAACGGAGCACTCTCCGGAGGTGATCCTCAACAACTTCACCACACGTCTGGGCCACAGCCTCGGCCGGCTGTTCGCTGCTCTCTTTCCACAAGACCCGCAGTTTGTGGGTCGACAGGTCGCCACCTTCCACAACCAGAGAGACTTCATCTTTTTCAGATTTCACAG GTATATCTTCAAGAACGAGAAGAAAGTTGGTATTCAGGAGCTGGGACCTCGCTTCACCCTCAAACTCCGCTCTCTACAGAAAGGCACCTTTGACTCAAAGTTTGGGGAGTATGAGTGGGTCCATAAG CGCCATGAGATGGATGCCTGCAGGCGGAAGTTCCAcctttga